GTGGTTCCGTCCGGCGGTACTGTGAGCTCCTAGGGGCGAAACCCGTTGCTCTCGCTCCTAAAGCCGGCCTTGACAATTCCTGGAAGTGGTGGGAGGGTGGCTAGACCCCTCTGAGGACTGAGGGGGTTGTGTGCACACGCGACCTCGAGTCTGCGCAGCAGACAAGCCTTAGCCTTGGCTAAGCCCGCGccgtcccctccccacctccgGCCAAGCTCTGCAGGGCCGCCCTCTGCTGGGGAGTCCGCTGTTAGCTGCTGGGCCAACAGCCGTAAGCGTCCACCGCATTCTGGGGCGCAGCAGCCACTCCGTGGGCACCATGCGCTGACTGAGGGACGGTGTTGAGAGGGAAGGGGCTCTCCGGCTAGAAGTGTCAGAGCGGATTCTCTGAGGTTGCTCCATGATCGGAGGCTAGGCTCAAGTGTCCAGTTTCAGTGGACAGACAAGGAAAATTACCTAGGAGATGGGCTAGCTTGGCCGAGTGGGAGAGACTCTCAGAAGAGGTGGTTTTCAGGATGAGATCTGGATGAGCCATCATGGGAGATCAAGAGAAAGAACATTATAGGCAGAGGGACCAGCCAGTgtaaaggtcctgaggcaggaacaGAACTGGGCAGGGCAGAACATAAAAAGGTCTAATTGTCTGTGAttggtgggagggtggggggcccGCAAAAAGAAGTCAGCAAAATCAGGTTCTGAGCAGCCGTAGAGAAGAATATGGGTTTTGTTCTGGTTTGGTGTGGGTATTGGGGGCTCTTGAGCAGGAAATGGCCTGGCCTGGCTCCTCAATCTCGACTGCTGCAGCCTGTAATCAGAGTGGAAGCTCTTGCCCTCATCCAGGCAACCTGGGCAGGGTTGGCCTAGGCCTGGGTGGGGCAGGTGCACAGAAGGGGTGAGGAGTTTAAGGTACATTTTAAAGCTAGACTCAAGCCTTGCTGATGTATGGATATGGGTGGGGAAAGTGAGGCATCATGCACCACTCCTAGATTTCTGGCCTGAACAACTGAGCATATGGAATTGCAATGAACTGATgcaggaaaggatggaaaatagtGGGtttggagaggaaaagaaatgatccTTGTGAACAATGTGACCTTTGTGACCTATCAGACATCCAAGAGTACATGCAGGGTCAATTGCTGGGTGTACGCCATTGGAGTTTGTGAGAGAGGCCAGCACTGGAGCCTTGGATCTGGGAGGCAAAGTGAGTGTATGGTATTTAAGGTCATGGTCCTGGATGAGATGGGAGAGGTGAGAATAGACAGAGAAAGGCAACAGATAATAATGAGCCCTGGAACCCTCCACTGTTTGGAGATCAGTGAGATGAAGCAAAGCCAGCAAAAATGCTAAGCAGGAGTGACTCGGGATGGGGGAGGAAACCTAAGAGTGGGGAGACTTGGGAGCCAATGGGAGCAAGAGTCAAATGCTGCTtaggaagtgttctagtttgctagccgctggaatgcaatataccagaaatggaatggctttttaaaattgggaatataataagttacaagtttacagttctaaggccatgaaaatgtcccaattaaagcaagtctatagaaatgtccaatccaaggcattcaggaaagagataccttggttcaagaaggccagtgaagttcagggtttctctctcaactggaaatgcacatggcgaacatggcgtcatctgctaacttcctctccaggcctcttgtttcatgaagctcccccaggagcattctccttcatctccaaaggtcactggcttgtggactctgtggttctctcagcctcatggctctgctgtaACTTTCTCATGGGTTCCAAatggcattctctccaaaaatgtctcctcttttatgggaTCCCAGTAAGTTAATCAAGATCTATgtggaataggtggagacacccactctttttttttttttttttctttttttgcatgggcaggcaccaggaatcaaacctgggtctctggcatggcaggtgagaactctgcctgctgagccactgtggccctcccaagacacccactcttgattgagtcacatctctgtagagataacctaatcaagtttccaacctatagtgctgaatagggattagaagaaacctttgctcccacaagattaattaggattagaacatagcttttctagggcacataaatcctttcacacTGGCACAGGAAGTAAGGGTAGAAAACAGTCGATGGACAGTTTCGTGGAGGGAAGAACAAGCCTGACAGAAGTGGTAGAGAAGAATGAGAGGTGAGAAATTAGAAAGCAAGTGtagacaactttttaaaaattgacagatAACATAAATCCAATAAATGGACAAATCTCAACGATACCTCAATAAATGCTGAAATCTGCAGACACCTGTGCATCTGccacccaggaaaagatacagAACATCCCTACCCTCCCAAGAGACCAGCTTGCTCCCCCTCTAGTAGATATCTGCAAAGATAATCACTGTTTGTTACCAAggatttcttttgcttgttgaatgTAGATGCTTTTGAGAGATTTCGTTGATTGTTAGGCTTGGATTTCATAGGCAGATTATGTTCTAATTGTGGGGAGGGCACAGCTAGAGTTTGGACTCCATGTGGGAGGTAACAGGTCCTGGGCCCAATTTTCCAGGGTGCTGTGCTTACTCTAAAGACTGCCTGACAAGGacttcctgagcctcagttttctcaaacGAAGCTTGACCCTCCTCCTTCACCCCCCTCAGGATCGTGGTAATAAATAGGTTGGGGCAGTAGAAAATAGGGTTTTCTAGGGCCTCTGGGTGTCTGCTTGGGATCTAGAGCTCAGTCACCAGGGATAGGTGGGGCTGGAATCTGGGAGGCCAAGGAGTCTTACCTACCCAGCTCTGTCTGAGCAACGGACCTGGCAACGGGGTGGGTCTGACAAACACGCCTGGCCTTCTGGAGCCTCTTGTGTTGTCTGTGTCGTTCGTCCACCATGGTGCTGCTCAGGTCCCTGGCACTCCTTCTTACTCTGGGTGTCTCTGGTAAGGAGCTGGTGGGTGGGGGAGCCACATTTCTCACTCTGCACCCCGCAACAGAGTCCTAACCTTTCGCAGATAAACTACCCTGCAGGGCAGGGAGTGAGGGAGAGCCAGGGGAGAGCAAGGGTCTAAACCTCTGACCCTCATTGTTCATCTTGGCTGCTGCCGAGTCCTCACTGTTCACCTGTGAAATGAGCTGACCTAAGTTCCAATGTGGGAGAAAAGGCAGGGCTGGACATCAAAGTGCTGGCTGTCAGGCCCAAGATGGAGCCAGGCCCTGTGGTGGAGCATCATGGCtgttatgtttgtgtgtgtgattcCATGGGGTCCTCTGCCTGAACCTTTACCCCTCACAGACCGCCACAGTCTGCCCTGGTTCACAAATGTCTCTGAGAGCAAAGGCCCCGGCACCGTCCTTcagtctttcattttcaactgCTCCTTCCACATGCCGACCCTGGAATTGCTCCATGTGCAGCCACCCACCACCTTCTTCAACCCGCCCAGCCTGACTAGGTTTCAGGGGCAATATTTGGGCAAGGTAGGGCCGTGACACGGCTGGGGACCATGGGGGCACAGGGAAAATCGGAAATTCCCAAAGCTGGGAGTGGTGTAGGGGAATGAAAAGCCTAAGCCCCCCATGGCACTGCCCACCGACTGCAGGTGACCCTGAGCAGCTCAGCCCGGCTTGATGCTCTGGCGGTGAACCATTATGAGCTGCAGCTGCGGTTCACATGTGGCAATTATGTGATGGAGGGGCCACTTTCTGTGGACGTACAGCAGGACCTTGGTCATGTCCAATGTGCTGGCCGATTTAGCAGCCCAGGTGAGACCAGGATCAGCAGCCAAAGGCAGGCAGGCATGTCCTGAAAATAACTTACTTTACATCCCCTCTGGCCAGCTGGGGAAATCATTCAGGTACCGGAGACAGTCACACCCAAGACACGGCTGTACACTCTGCTGCTCCCGGGCCTGGAACTCCAGGGAGCTCAGGTGAGCCCAGCACACATGGGGTGGTAAAAATAGAGTGAGGGTTCCTGGGGAGATCAAGTCTAGCCCCTGCTAGAGCAGGTACAATCTGCAGAGGGACCCAGCAGTGCATAGCTGAGCCTCTGCATGATGTTTGTCCTTGGAAAGAGCTACTGAAGTCTGCCCACCCCAAGTCACTATGCTTTTCCTAGAGGAACATCACAGGGGCTGAATTCTTCTTTCAGGTTCACCTGTGCATTCTGAGTTCTCCATGACAATTCTGTTACTTTTGCAAtcccccaaaaagaaacataGTTGAGAACAAAATGATTGGTTTAAACCCAGAGAGGATTGTGTATCAGGACTGGGGTCAGGGTGGAGGGAGAGGAAACCAGGTTGGGCGTGAGTAGGTACCTGCCGGGTTGTTGAAGAATGTTGACAGGGGTGCTTAGGGCACTGAGGGCTGGATGGGGCCTCCAGCACTTCTTTCCTGTCAGATGAACATCACCAGTGCCCAGGACCCTCCATACTTTCCTGGACCTTTCTCCATCAATGGGCAGGGATGGCTGCAGGCACCAGCCCAGGGCCTCAAAGGCCAGGCTCAAAAGGTGAGCAAGATATGGGGCCTGAGGGTATTCATAGATTGGGCATGAAATGGGCAGTGCCACCACCTCCTGGAGTTTTGTTTGTTCTTGGCCTTCTCGATCTCCTTGACTACACTGCCTTTCCCAGATCTAGCCCACACCCTGTACCTGCTGCCTCATGTTGCTATCTTCCTACCTTGGCCTTGTTTTGTGCTGGGCCCTGGAGTTCCAGCACCAACAAGCTCCCAGCTCTGGGAGCTCACAGTTTCCCTCTAACAGGAAGGAGAGTGTTCAGGGCACTCTGGATAAAGTGGCCAGTGCTGTCCAGAAGAGGCTAAAGAAGTTCCCTCCTTAAAATTTCTACCTCTTGGTGACTGGCTCTTGGCAACCCTATAATTGTAATTCATCTTAAGTTGCAAATGACTCAGCTGATGCTCTTTCTTGGACTGTTTGCAGAATTTTAGAAGAATTTATGGCTCAAAGGGATGGGAGTCAAAGGTATACCTGTCAGCAGAACAGGTCATGGGGAAGGGGTGAGTGTTAGGGCTTCCTGGTCTTTTATTTGAGGGGAGAACTGAGCACAGATATAACGGTGGATGGAGGCGGTGATTCCCTTCGTGCTCTGTGTGCACCACAGATCTTCCAGTTGCGGATCTTGGTGAACTTTGGACAAGGCCAGAGCTGTCAGGGGATGCTCACAGTGAAGGTTTTGCCTGCTCTCTCCAGCCACGTCTCCTTCCTGTAAGGCTCCCCACCCTGGGAACAGTAGGGGAGGGCTGTCCCCAAGAAATCCAGGGCATAGTGGAGGATGGGCTGGGGTATCAGGCAGCTGGAGTGTTCCCAGCTGTATGCCTGGGCCCAGGGATGGGGCCTGCCAGTCAGGTCACCGGAAGAGTAGGAGCAAGTGGGTGGGAGCCAGTGCCACCTTTTTGGTCCAGGAAGCAGAACCAGAACATCACCATCCCAGAGAACCTGGTCCTTGGGAGCAATGTGGTTCAAGTTCAGGCCCGGGGCATCCACGTGCGCTATGAGATACTTTCCCCGGTGCCCTGCCCACTCTTCTCTATCGGCCGCGGTGAGGGGCATGAAGGGTGCGGGAGGACCACACGGATGCCTCTAAGGCTAATCTAGAGGTGACCTGCGCTATCTCCCAGCCCTCGGGAGAAAGGGATTGGGCCCAGGTGGGATGTGAGGGTAGGGACGAAGTATGGATAGTTCTCGGAGGAGGCACCGGGAGAGCCCAGGCTCAGTATACCCTCCCTCTGCCTGTCTCCCTACTTGCGGGGATCGGGTGGTGAGGTGGGGGCGGGGCTGCTTCCCCTCACCCCACCACCCCGCCCAGCCGACGGAGTGGTCCGGACCACCGCGCCCCTGGACACTGCCCGGGCAACAGGCACGGCCATCACCAGGCTGCAGGTGAAGGCCTTTGAGCAATTTCGGCCTTGGGTCAGCGCTGAGCTCGATTTCATTGTGAACGTGCAGCCCGTCAACCGCTGGCCCCCGCGCTGCCTCCCGGCGCTGCTGGTGTGAGTACCCCCAGAGCCTTTGGCTGGAGTGCAGGGGCAAGGGCACTGGCTCCCATCCGGACCCTGGCTCCTGCCTACCCTCGGTTCCCAggactcaaatccctgagactgCACCTGTGGGCACCGTGCTGGACACCTTTACTTGTGCAGACCCCGACTCAGATAGGGGCACCCTTGACTATCAGCTGCTGTACCACAGCCCTCCCGGACCAGCCAGCCTCTGCCTTCGTGACAGGGCCCTAGAGGTGCCCAGCCCCTGCTCCCAAACCCACGTCAGCGTTCTTGGGGACAAGGCCTCTGGGAACTGAAACTGAGACTCTCTGGGTTGGGGGATGGTGGAGTCAACCTGCTTTGCAGGTTGGAAAAGAGGGTCAGGGTAGGATGATATGGGAATGCCCAGGACTTAGGCAAACCGGTGTGCTCAGGATCTCCTAGGCCTTGGCTGGGCCTCACCTTCTGGCATCTCTGGCCAGGTGAATGCCTCACTGGACTGTGATACTCCTGGGGCCCTTTTCCAGCATGCAGCTTCCATTATGGTGTTGGATGGAGGCCAGCCCCCAATGACCAGTGAGTGACCAAAACATGCTCAGATAAAGTCTTCTGCCTGGACAGGGCTGTGTTCCCTTTGTCCCTCTGATCCCCAGGAAAGGGGCATTTCTTTTCCCTCAGAAATTAGTGGGGCAGGTTTATTTCCACTTCAGACCCCGAGGTTGGGGCATATCTCCTCTCTTAGATCCCTAGCAGGGACAGGGCTGTTGTCTCCTCTCTCCTGAGACCCTTTTCCTACTTAGCCCCTCAGGGCAGAGCCCTGTTTCCCTCCTCAGACCCCCAGGGAAGGGCTGGACACTGCAGGCCAGCTCCTTGACTGCCAAATGGCCCCCAGCTGAGGTGCCAATACTGGTGATGGTGACACCCGTCAACGAGTTCTCCCCAGCCTGTGCCCCATGCACGTTTCGGGTTCAGGAGGACGCAGGGCCCCACACACTGCTGGGCTCCGTGGTGGGCACTGACATGGACTACCCACATGACAGCATTGAGTACTATGCTGCTGGTGAATCCGCCACCTTTGCTGTGGACCGTCTCAGTGGTATTTCCAAACCAGGGCTGGGATGGAGGGTTTGGGGTCTGTATAGTTGGCTCGTAAGCTGAGTCCCTGGCCACTCCCTCTAGGGGAGGTTCACCTCCTGGCACCTTTGGACTATGAGCAGCAGAGGTTATACAGGCTCACTGTCCTGCTGATTGACTATGGCCAAGACCAGGACCCCACCAGACACCGCTCAGGTTCCTGCACCATTACTATCGAGGTTCAGGTAATGATCCCTGAAGCCTGGGAAAGAGTCAAGAAAAAGGTTCATAtctctgcttttcttctctttgc
This portion of the Tamandua tetradactyla isolate mTamTet1 chromosome 15, mTamTet1.pri, whole genome shotgun sequence genome encodes:
- the CDHR4 gene encoding cadherin-related family member 4, which codes for MWEKRQGWTSKCWLSGPRWSQALWWSIMAVMFVCVIPWGPLPEPLPLTDRHSLPWFTNVSESKGPGTVLQSFIFNCSFHMPTLELLHVQPPTTFFNPPSLTRFQGQYLGKVTLSSSARLDALAVNHYELQLRFTCGNYVMEGPLSVDVQQDLGHVQCAGRFSSPAGEIIQVPETVTPKTRLYTLLLPGLELQGAQMNITSAQDPPYFPGPFSINGQGWLQAPAQGLKGQAQKIFQLRILVNFGQGQSCQGMLTVKVLPALSSHVSFLKQNQNITIPENLVLGSNVVQVQARGIHVRYEILSPVPCPLFSIGRADGVVRTTAPLDTARATGTAITRLQVKAFEQFRPWVSAELDFIVNVQPVNRWPPRCLPALLVTQIPETAPVGTVLDTFTCADPDSDRGTLDYQLLYHSPPGPASLCLRDRALEVNASLDCDTPGALFQHAASIMVLDGGQPPMTTEVPILVMVTPVNEFSPACAPCTFRVQEDAGPHTLLGSVVGTDMDYPHDSIEYYAAGESATFAVDRLSGEVHLLAPLDYEQQRLYRLTVLLIDYGQDQDPTRHRSGSCTITIEVQDVNDHAPECEPVFQELTIHTHSGRSVEVTKMSCWIPQEPQRLAFSYNIVGGNSQSRFSLQGTVLVHSDPVLWPPWPEQPHTYQLLIRVADAGPSTPHLSTTATVIVHLVPWRASTMAISTLRATVPSTMTPLLMTDTEAFWQPEPWFVVVLTVTGALLLLALGWLLSSLLGRLVQVLQASSKPAQTLLLNSIQGTEASIEGFTEAPRMETSQAPSSVMSLHFDGRAQDYCTGRDYLFNTCTGARRWL